From the Manihot esculenta cultivar AM560-2 chromosome 14, M.esculenta_v8, whole genome shotgun sequence genome, the window GAAACTTTCTGGATTAACCAGGCTCTGCATTAACATTCCCTTAATTCTTGGTTCAGGTGTTAATGCAGATCATCTCCTGCAGCGTCGTCCAGAATGGCTAGTCCTCAAGTTATAATGTACCCAAATCTACAGGTTCTTGAAGTGAACCTCCGGAGGAATGAGAGGTTCAAGATTGATTCATAACGAGAGAAATTGTGCATCAGAAAAGATGTTCCAGTTTATCAGAGAATTGAACATGATTTATGCTGATGAAAATCCAGGTATGACTTTCTCAGCATCACATAAACTTCTCAAACTTAAGATCCAATATAAATTAGATTCCAATATAAATTAGATTAAATAGTGTATTTATGTTGAAAATGAAGCTCCCATTTATGTTAAAAACCAATATCACTCGCAGGCACTGAGTCCCGTTTGAACTTGAACGATTTGCCTGTTTACAAGTCTTTCGAATTCATTGATAACTCTGGGGAGCCGAAAGGATTAATTCAGGATCAGAATCTTAGAATAAAACCTAACAGAAAGAAACAGCATGGAGTGCTCAGGAACCGCAAAGGATCTGATGGTTTCAGGTCTTCGGATGATTCATCACGATATGCTAAGAGTTCCATCGGTGAATCAGAAGGAAGCATGGGAAGGAAGAAGGTTTATTTAAAAAAGGATCTGCACGACTACGACAGTCCAGAGATGGTTTGTTTCTTGGATGACAGCAGTTATGATTTTATCAAGGATATTTTGACGGAAACAGAACCACTTTCCCAGGATAAATATTTGACAGAAAACTATGAACTGGACCATTGTAATTTCTCTTCAACTGTGAACTCTGATTCAGAAAGTAGTGACTCCACCCAAGAAACTCTGGAAAGATTATCATGCATTGCAAATGAATTGAAATTCATAGCAGAAGATGACTGCAAAAATGAGCGACATAATTCCAAAAGGTTTCTGACGGATGAAGATGGTTTGGATAAAGGAGATGATGATGTTATGATTGATCATCCTGCTAAAAATATTGTACATGTCATTCACCTATCTGAAGAGGTAAAAGATGATGACTGCGAAAATGAGCAACATGGTTGCAGAAGGTTGACAATGGGAGATGAAGAAGGTTTCCAAGGAAGACGTGCGATTTCAATAGATCATTCTGTTGAAGACATCGTACGCACAATTCAGTTAATCAAAGGGGTAAGCAGTCTAAAGCATGTTCATTTATACTCCATCTTGATACTTGGAAAAAATTGATCAATAATTGGCCTGTGtcacattttctgtaaaattctTGTTTCTGATTAATACAGAAATTACAGGTTCAAATGGAGGAGGAAGGAGCACTGTCCAACCCAAATTGCAAACAAGTTCTTGAAAATGACAGCCTGTCCTCTTGCCCCGAAAGCCTAAGAATTTCAAGTGACAAAGAATCTTTAGCCAGCTCCATTGAAGCCGATCGTCCCTCAGATCAGATAGAAAACTCAGGGAGTAGCATCATAGAACATTCAGGGGGTAGCATCTCTCTTACTTCAAGTAACAGCACTGCCAGCACACGTTCTTTTGCCTTCCCCGTGTATTTCTCAATCCTGTTTGCCTATagttaaatatattattctCAATATCTACAGCTTCTTGAGGAGATTGCTAACAATTATGGTTTTATGTATTCAGATTGACAACAGAATGGCCTGCCAGCCCTGTAAGAATGAGAGGTGGTGATGAGACGCTACGGCAGGCGAGTGCAGATCACCGAAGACGAATGCACAGGCCCCGACGTTGGAAAGCGCTTTTTTGCTGTAAATCCAAGTTGCGTTAGAGTTTTTCCTCTTATTTTGTGTGTTGGATGCAAAGAAGTCATGTTCTCTTTTCCATTTTCCATGTGTGAACTTTCTATGCATTTATAGCGGATGTGAGCCTTCCTTAGCGGCCTAGGGGTGATTTCTTCTGGTGGAAAGTAAAATGGTTTCAGCTTGCTTGGGTTGTATATAATTGACGCATTCTCACTCTGTTAACACACCAAAGCATTTCTATGCATTGTAAGTGAAACTGTTAATTAGATCAACTTCCTTgaattttttatgttaatggGATACGTGCCGAGCATTAAGCAATAGATTAACAGTTGAATTTCAAATGGTCGATGCCAATTGGGTAGAGGGTTCCACACACTAATATCGTGGCTAATTGATCGCAagatgagattttttttatatcttttataCAATGAAACAGCACTCGATTAGTCAAATATGAGAATTGCAATACAGTCTATCAGCAAATATAATGAGTTTCACCAGATCAacattaattgaaatttttatacatattagtaaaaaaaattgaaggaaattaatattcaatttagTTCGCTTTTATAATTTCAACTCTCAGTTCATCAATCTTAATATCCCACATCTCAATTTGTACTCTAAAGAAAAACCTGAATCTAAAATAACCAAGAAAACAAATTAGTACACCATGAATTTCAATAAACTGCAACCATATTCGAATTAAATTGCAAAGCTCAAAACGGCGCAAGTTAACCTTGCCATTGTATCCACATCCAACAAATCCAAtcacaaaaaaaatttcaattgatTGAATGAAATTTCTTTTCCAAATTAAACCAATTTGATATTCATTTATCCCAAATTATAAGGAAACATTCCCTAGTGGGTTACCAATTCTCAACGAGTCTGCCCCTAGTCAAAAAAAGGTTTGGTGGAAGCAGAAAGGCCCCAATTAAGCAATTGCACCAATTGGGTTTGCAGGCATCAAAGTCAGTGCCAAAAATTCAGAGACAATTGCTTAGAAGGACTACCACATCCATGTGCCAATCTCTGAAAGCAAAGAATATAGCTATCCATCCAGTCATCATCCATGGGAAGTGGCCATAAGTGTCTGTGGATCAATTCTTCTCATTAGGCTGGCCTTTTCAGGCAATCAGAATGTGATAGGCCACTACCTTCCTTAACAGGTCACATCTCGTCTAGGCCATGGCTGCTCCATGCTTGGACCATTGCAGGCCTAGCAATGTTACTAGTGAATGTGCAGTAGTCAATTATACATCAGATTCTAGTGTTGGTGAGGAATTATAGCAAACACTTGGATGATGGTTTTGGTACAAAGTTTGGTAAATGGTAATCATTAATTAATCCCTTCACCTGAATTGGAGGCTTTGATTTACGTTGATTGTGGTTACATGATTTTGTTGATTTGGGTTAAATAATTGCTTGAAATGAAAGTTAACCTGATTGACAAATCATACAGCAGCACTAATGGGATGAGCCCACCCAACACAGCACCCAATGAATCTGCTAATCATAGCATAAGCAAAAGGAATCACACACAGAGTCCATATCGCTCAACGGATCAATTGAATTTTGCGCATCAATTTCTCAGTTTTCACCTTTacagtaaaaaattataataatataaaatttgaaaataaaaaagttgTGATAATATTTGATGACAAGTTTAttcaaaaactttaaaaatgaaaataaaatcaaagGTGGGGCCCAGTAAATGCCAGAAATAATTAGAGACTTTTGCGGTTGGCAGCTAGAGAAAAGACTTCTAACTAATCCCAAGAGATTTCGCAGGCACTTAGCTCTTAATGAAAGTGGCTTACGTAGTATGGTGGATGATGAGATGAGACGCTGTTTATGCGTTGAGAGAGAATGAAACGGCCAAGTTTATGTGCAAGTGAATAAGCACTGGAATAATAAATTCTTTGCAACTAATCTTGATGAGTGGTCATCATCGTGCAACTTGTAAAAGGACGCAGCATACTTGATAAATTCTGTTGTTAGCACTACATGCTATACGCTCTGGGGCTAAAaggaataaaattattatttactacttaattataatttcctatgaaattaatctaaaaaattcaatcctaatttaaatggaaaattaatttttatgttaaattttaatctcttttaacttaaaaacacCACCAATGGTTCTATTGCAGATATCCATCATGCAAAGCTTAATCCCCCTATGCAATTTGCAAAGAAAAGAAAGCTTCAACATGCAATGTAGAAGGTTTTTCAaggtggaaaaaaaaaattatgacccACGCTCCctaattctttatgcaatttgGAAGTTGATGAACATGGAGAATAATCAAACATACACGAATATTAAACTTCAATTCACAGGACTCATAGAACTCCAGGGACAGAGAAGTTAAACACGTCTATCAGAGTCTTCCTCTTAAAAGTTGATAAATTTGAAGCTTCTATTAACAGTGTCTCAATGCAAAATCTCCcatttacaattaaaaaaaaaaaggatgcaGATGGAAGCAAACAAAATCCTATGTttggttttaatttaattgcagATACATAgaataaaatgaaaatccataaattataaaataattaaaaaaatagaaaaactaaCATGAAAGTTAGTTGCACATGAACATTAAAGATCAAACTCAAGCATCTTCCAAAATCACCAAATAAACCCCGTAAAAGAaacagaaagaaaataaatattgaaaaaatttacATAGAAAAAACAGCAGTCATATTCATAATGTTCATATAAATTCTCTCAATTTATATTCTTtgttctttttaattttctgagagattttttgtttttttaattcttttttaaaagaaaaaaagaaagttaaAACGGTGAGAAGATTTACGGGAGGTAGAGACTAGGGGAACCCTGATCAGTCCACTGACTCTGACTCCAGTAAGTTTGATCAACGGCGTTGGGAAGATCAAACAAACCTTGATCTCCCGTGCCCGGCCAATCCAACGCCCCAAACCCTCCATTTCCTGTTCTACTACTCTGCAAAGCTGATAACTCGACGTGAACCGTCTGATCAATCAATCCTCCAGCCATATCCTGCATCTTCATCTCCTCCCCACTAATACCCACCATcttctgctgctgctgctgccacTGCTGATTCTGATTCTGTTGGACATGTTCAACACACTTTTGATTCATTATGTTTCCGAATCCAATGGGCAACTGCTCGTTCGTTGACGTAATTAAGCTTGTAAGGGTTCCAATCTCTGAGAAGATCCCACAGTCCGCTCCTTGCTCTAGCAAACCAGACTCGAAGTTCGGATTTATGTTGGCATGTGCAAATAGCTTAGATTCACTAATACCATTCAGTATATTATTTGAAGCCGAGCCCGAAGAATGCGCCGAAATTGCTTCTAAACCAGTATTAGCCCCTGTGGTATTTGTGGCTGTCAGACTGGAGCTTTCGCTGCTAGAATGAGAATTTGACGATTTCCGGTCTCGCTGTTGTTGTTGCTGCTGCTCCGGTGACTGCGTTGTACTGATAGTAGCAGTTGCTGTATTAGTTGAGGAGGTGGTAGGGTCTGCGGTGGAGGTGGCTTGTTTGGGCTTAGACCGCTTTGTCTTGCGACAACCACCACCAACGGGAACGTTGCGGAGAACTCCGCCTTTAGTCCAGTACCTTCGGCAGCTCTTGCAGAAGTGGCGTGGCTGTGAGAGGTTGTAGTTGTTGTAGTAGCAAAACTTGGTGTTGAGTGAGTCGCACCTCGGGCACTTTAATGCTTGGTGGTTCTGGTGGTGATGAGGCCTAAGCCTCCGGTCACCACCTCCACCGTTAAATAACCGGCCTCCGCCACCAATTGAGTGGATGTCTTGCATGTCTTAGCCTCCACCAAAAGTCGTTGCCGAAGGAAACACTTGAACTTGCTAATATGAACCCAAATTGTTTGTTACTAATCCAACCCAAGTTGAAATAGTAAGATTGTTGCTTTGGATCCAGTTTCTCGATCGAAGTTGCTCACATTAACCGACCTTCAAATGGGAAACGcacatagagagagagagagatttgtCTCTGTAAGAGGCGAATGAAGTTCAGAACTCTGACAAATATCCCCTTCAAAATCTTctagtaataaatttttttgccCACAGTGACCAAATTAACCCTCGGCTAGACTCAAATTTGCTCAAGCGTAAAAGCTCGAAATTAGCCACCCCAAGGTGCAGGCATTGCCGCATTCGGCCTGCCATAAGGGGCGTGGCTTGGGATTTGAAGAGCATGTGTCGGGACGGTACGGAGGGGAGTAGATCCAGCCGTCGAATGGGGAACACGTGGACggcagaaaaaagaaaaataggtgCTGTCCACAAAATCAGGTTGTCTATTTGTCGGCCACCCCCACTTTATCTGCTCCGTTAAATCGGTGTCAGTACAACTGGTCCTGAGGCTGCCACGTTGCAAATCAGATTGGTGAGTTGTCAAACATGAGTCTCAACTTAAAAGTGGCAGCAGATTGATATACTGATACTGTACGTAAGACCGGTGAGCTCGGAAATGGAgttgttaatattttttttattaattaataaagctATATGtgagtattattttatttcatgtaATGCGATTCGAGGAAGCTGGCAAAACGTGGAAGAATAAAAACATTGACAGCAGAGGATGGTTTCTGTTGTTCTGATTTCTCTTGAAGGATGAACTATCTGGGATTGGGCAGTTGCCGTTTTCATAACAACTAGAACACACCAACAGCCTCACTTAAGAATGTAAATGAGTATAATATtagcaaaaattaaattatataaatttaaatttaatttatattaataatatttgaatacatattaaatttaattaaaaattaatttaaattatttaaatttattttaaatttaattattattattcgaataaaatttaaaattatttaaatttatatattttaattaataatttatgtaaaaaaaattttttaataataattttcatttaaaaatttataaatattattataaaatatatttttttattaaattaattatttatataaataaatttgataatttatacataaaatttgaatttgatcCAAATCTAAAtgagtattatttttttaaatttaaattcatttcaaaCTCGATTATAACTATTCAAACTCGTTCTATTAAAATTGAGTCAGATCGAATACTCTAACCTTATTATTGAGTCatatagttaaattatttaattatttttaaaataaattcaaaaactcTTAAGAACCAATCAATTAATATTAGaagatattataatatattagatGAGGAGTAATTGAATCAGAGATGGAGTTGTCAATTTGAAACCAACCCCATAATGGGGGGTCGCAGTCTTGGAGTCCTAATGAACTTCAAACATAATAAACTGGACAAGGGATGCACAACTTGATAAGAACTGTGTCCCTCTCTCCCAGTGTCGTCCGTAGACAGATGAAATGGAAGGCTCACCCAGAAATTGATCCATAGATAGCAATTATTAAGGTCTtgttttcaaattttgaatgagatgttgaaatttttatttagaaaattattcaaaaaagtaaatttttttttattgttaaagAGATTGCATCTCCTCACTTATCCGTGAGTTATAATTTATTAGTCTCAATAAATTATGATATAATTAACTCGACATACCACttcattatattaaaatgatattcttaaaaaatttaataatttttttgatctGCATGTATTTGGTTTGGGAAAGAATTTTCCAtgaataagatttttaaataaaaaataaaaaccaattacttcctgatgaccgctggatttctccaccccggtctGAGACCAGGCCCACGACACCAGCACCTCTTCTAGGGGCCTTTAAGCCTCATCACATGCATCAAGTCCGGCCCACTCAGCCTGAAGGTCGGACTCCCATCAATCtcctcaatcaggccggcctAGCCCTTTGGGCCCGATGAATAAAATTCTCTCCGGGTTCcgcccatatcatatcattcggTCCGGCCCAGAATCAGGAAGAAGACCTACCCATCCTTCACTTGGGACCACCCGTACGCGCGTCCGgaagaatcaggggccgttacgcatggagcagcgatctgatttcctcgtacgtccatatcaaaaTAACAGGGACAGGTAGCCCAATGACAcacattctgttacacgtcactagcggacaaaaggaaacatataaaatgagaaatactctcctctaggtctaagctttttccagttttacagaacccttgtaaaaccctattttctggatctcagatcatcaattggcgccgtctgtgggaacgaaggagatcttttcatcgccggaattccactcttacaatacccactgagatccacaatggctaaccacaacgaaaacaacgtcaccccaaatgacctgagctctgcccaagaggggcagcagttctctttttctagtcctacaacgccaaacaaccaaacaccaatccctttcaacccctcgccaagcctggcagggaatgcttctgccgctaccttgtccaaccaggacctccaaaccatggccctccaactacagagcaccgcccactggttggggcagataatgcagcaacggggccttagcaccccagcaAACGTGTcgccagtggtagaagaacctcAGACCAACGAACCTCAGCCTACCTTCAACCACCCCAGAACTGTCAACCAAGAAATCGGAGACGGCAGGAGGAGAGCCGGAGAAGAGAAAGAGCCGGAAGCTCGagttcatggaaggagggtgagggagcTGATAGAGAATGATGAAGTCGATAGCTACTCTGCCGGAACCACCGGAAGAGTGGGGAGCGAGACATGGGAGGAGGAAGGTCGCGCAGAGAAGAGGCCCAGGCAGGAGGAAGAAAGCGTAGACCGAAAGCTGCAGAAGATGAGAGAACAACTTTTGGCCGAGTTAGGGGCAAAGGACCCCAGTCAAACCCTTCTGCCTATCTCTTCACCCTTCTCAACGTGGGTACAGTAAGAAACCGTCccgaagaagtttatgatgccacctatggcCGTGTACGACGGAGCTGGGAACCCCcgggagcacgtcttgaactacaagaccttcatggagttatagactttgtcagatgccttgatgtgcaaggtattctcTACGACGCTCTCAGGGCCGGCACGGGCGTGGTTTAACAGCCTTGAGGCCAGAAGTATTAGcagctttggagatctggccactcgcttcatcagtcgGTTTATTGCCGGGGTGCCcgcagatagaaagaccagCTACCTGGAGACAATGAGGCAGAAGAGAGACGAATCGCTTAGGGAGTacgtcgctcgtttcaatacggaggccctgcagattcccgagctcgatgagggaagggctgtagaagccatgcagaaggaaACGACCTCAGCCAAGTTCTTTGGCTcattgagcaggaagcctccgacctcactggccgagctgatgaagcgggctgaaaagtacataaggcaggatgatgccttggtgacAAGCAGGTTCGCCAGAGGAGCGACAGATAAGGAGAAGAAACCAGAGGGAGGGAGTCCGGAGAGGCATGAGAAAAAGCATGGCAAGAGACCTGAGCCTTATAGACAACCCTGGGATCGAAGGGACCAAAGGCCTCACCCTCCTCGGGTCTCAGAACAGAGGTCACTCCCTCCGTGGGTTCTAGAGAAACCGACCCCTCTCAATGCCTCTAAAGCTGAAGTGCTTATGGCCATccaggacaaggagttcctccagtggcccaagcCTATGAAAATGGAATCAAaccagcgagatcctgacaaatattgtcaataCCACCGCACGGAcggccacgacaccaataactgcttccagttgattgctgagatcgagaggctaataaagaggggacacctcaagaactttaTAAAGAAACCGGGAGAACAAAGGCCTCAGCCAAACCCAACAGGGCAGACACTCAGGAGAGTGGAGCAgggccagtgaatgatgggtctaatggaaccatcaacatgatcaTTGAAGGAACAAAAGGTCGAACATACTAGAGAGGTACTTTTCTTAGAATATtcgtaaaaaaaaattcttgtaCTATGAAAACATGAAATAACGCCATCTTATAAATGCAATGATTATCTCTATTATTGTGAGTATTAACCCtctcaggaaaagaaaagaaagatatcAGAATACCTCCTTGAGACAGAGAGACCTACTGGAGGTAGAAGactaggatcccgtaagatctcctggagcaaaaacggccaggatcccgtaagatcttctggagcaaaaacggccggcgggatcactAAGATCTCCCCAgagcaaaaatggccaggatcccgtaagatctcctggagcaaaaacggttggcgggatcaccaa encodes:
- the LOC110600375 gene encoding dof zinc finger protein DOF5.4 gives rise to the protein MQDIHSIGGGGRLFNGGGGDRRLRPHHHQNHQALKCPRCDSLNTKFCYYNNYNLSQPRHFCKSCRRYWTKGGVLRNVPVGGGCRKTKRSKPKQATSTADPTTSSTNTATATISTTQSPEQQQQQQRDRKSSNSHSSSESSSLTATNTTGANTGLEAISAHSSGSASNNILNGISESKLFAHANINPNFESGLLEQGADCGIFSEIGTLTSLITSTNEQLPIGFGNIMNQKCVEHVQQNQNQQWQQQQQKMVGISGEEMKMQDMAGGLIDQTVHVELSALQSSRTGNGGFGALDWPGTGDQGLFDLPNAVDQTYWSQSQWTDQGSPSLYLP
- the LOC110631145 gene encoding uncharacterized protein LOC110631145 isoform X2, translated to MRGSRLIHNERNCASEKMFQFIRELNMIYADENPGTESRLNLNDLPVYKSFEFIDNSGEPKGLIQDQNLRIKPNRKKQHGVLRNRKGSDGFRSSDDSSRYAKSSIGESEGSMGRKKVYLKKDLHDYDSPEMVCFLDDSSYDFIKDILTETEPLSQDKYLTENYELDHCNFSSTVNSDSESSDSTQETLERLSCIANELKFIAEDDCKNERHNSKRFLTDEDGLDKGDDDVMIDHPAKNIVHVIHLSEEVKDDDCENEQHGCRRLTMGDEEGFQGRRAISIDHSVEDIVRTIQLIKGVQMEEEGALSNPNCKQVLENDSLSSCPESLRISSDKESLASSIEADRPSDQIENSGSSIIEHSGGSISLTSSNSTASTRSFAFPVLTTEWPASPVRMRGGDETLRQASADHRRRMHRPRRWKALFCCKSKLR
- the LOC110631145 gene encoding uncharacterized protein LOC110631145 isoform X1 — its product is MRGSRLIHNERNCASEKMFQFIRELNMIYADENPGTESRLNLNDLPVYKSFEFIDNSGEPKGLIQDQNLRIKPNRKKQHGVLRNRKGSDGFRSSDDSSRYAKSSIGESEGSMGRKKVYLKKDLHDYDSPEMVCFLDDSSYDFIKDILTETEPLSQDKYLTENYELDHCNFSSTVNSDSESSDSTQETLERLSCIANELKFIAEDDCKNERHNSKRFLTDEDGLDKGDDDVMIDHPAKNIVHVIHLSEEVKDDDCENEQHGCRRLTMGDEEGFQGRRAISIDHSVEDIVRTIQLIKGKLQVQMEEEGALSNPNCKQVLENDSLSSCPESLRISSDKESLASSIEADRPSDQIENSGSSIIEHSGGSISLTSSNSTASTRSFAFPVLTTEWPASPVRMRGGDETLRQASADHRRRMHRPRRWKALFCCKSKLR